The Skermanella rosea sequence GCCGCCGAGAACGAAGGATTCCACGACGCGCTGATGCTGGACTATCGCGGCCGCGTGGCCGAGGCGACCGGTGCCAACTTCTTCATGGCGGTGGACGGCAAGCTGCACACCCCGACCCCGGATTGCTTCCTGGACGGCATCACCCGCCGCACGGTGATCGACCTCGCCAAGCGCCGCGGCATCGAGGTGATCGAGCGGGCGATCATGCCGGACGAGCTGAAGACGGCCGACGAGATCTTCCTGACCGGCACCGCCGCCGAGGTGACACCGGTCGGCCAGATCGACGACCTGAAGTTCACGCCCGGCCAGATGTGCAAGACGCTGATGACCGACTACGACACCCTGGTGCGCGGCGCCACCGCGGCGGCGGCGGCGGAATAGTCTCTCCGGCCCAGTCACGGAATGCCCGGGGGGCGGCGGAAGTTCAGGCTTCCGCCGCCCTTTCGCTTTGCGCGGGCGCGCCTTCCGCCCGGCCGTTCCAAGCGATCCGATGTAGTGATGCGATCCTGTTCTTGCCTTGGCTGTGCTCACCGGGTGCGAACATTATAGTCGCGCGGAGTTACGAAAATTACATAGACTTATAAGCTTTGTCATGGGCTCTGCGACATCTTGTTCAGACACAATCCCGAACTTCCGACTATTCTAGGGCCGGGATCCCGCCATCGGTTCGCGAGCCGCATCGTGGCGCTCCCAGGGTGCGCAACCCGTGGAAGTCGGCTTTGGGGGTTTAAGGAGGGTTCGTGATGGGAGGGCGTGAGGAGCAAGGCTCGGGGCCGGGCAGGAGCAGGTTTTCGCTCAGGAGCATCAACCAGAAAGTCATCCTGTCCGTGGCGCTGCTGCTGATCGGCGGACTCGGCGGGCTCGTGGCCTATCAGAGCTACACGTCGCGTGTCCTGGCGCTCAGCACCTTCGACGACAGCAACGCCATCCTCACCGCGACCCTGGGCGACAACATGTCCAGCGCGGTGAAATATGCGCGGACCGAGGCACTCGCCAACTCCTACAAGGAGATCGCGCAGAACCCCCGCGCCGGGCTGGACGGGGTGATCGTGCAGGCCGCCGACGGCAAGCTCCTGAACGAGTTCGCTCAGCCCGGCTTCGACAAGGCCCTGCTCCAGGCCTTCGTCGAGTCCCACAAGCTGCCGGCGGACAGCAACATCGTCACGGCCTCGACCGACGACCATACCTACATGATCATCCCGGTGGCGTTCGGCGCCCAGCGCGAGCGGATCGGCACGCTGGCGGTGGCCTGGAGCCGCGCCGCCGTGATGAAGGCGATCGCGGACGACACCATGGCGTCGGCCCTGATCTCCATCGGGATCGTGGCGGCACTCGTGACCGCGCTCTACCTGCTGCTGCGACTCGTCGTGATCCGCCCGACCGGGGTCATCTCCGAAGCCATGGCGAAGATCACCCGCGGCGACCTGGATTTCGAGCTGGACCTGATCCGGCGCGGCGACGAGATCGGCACGATGGCGCGCGCCGTCGGCGTCTTCCGCGAGAACGCCCTCAAGGTCCTCGACTTCGCCCGCGAGCAGGACCGCCTGAAGGCGGAGGCCGAGCAGAAGCGGGTCGAGATGGTCGGCAGCATGGCCAACGACTTCGACCGCAAGATGGCGTCCGTGCTCGACACCGTGTCGCGGTCGGCTGAGGAGATGGCCTCCTTCGCCCGCGCCATGTCGGAGAAGATGAACGAGGCCGAGCGCGGCACCGCGGAAATCACCCGGGCCACCGACAACACCATCTCCAACGTCGGCAACATCGCCGCCGCGACGGAGGAGCTGTCCGCCACCACCAGCGAGATCGCCCAGCGGATCAACGAGAGCGTGGACGTCGCCCGCAAGACCGCCACCGCCGCCGACCAGACCAGCCGGACCATCGCCGACCTAGCCGCCCAGGCGCTCAAGATCGGCGACATCGTCCAACTCATCAACGACATCGCGGGCAAGACGAACCTGCTGGCGCTGAACGCCACGATCGAGGCGGCGCGCGCGGGAGAAGCCGGCCGGGGCTTCGCCGTCGTCGCGTCGGAGGTCAAGGCCCTGGCCAGCCAGACCGCCCAGGCGACCGACGAGATCACCCACCAGATCATGGGCGTCCAGCAGGTCACCAACCGCGCGGTGGAGGAGATCCGCACGATCTCGGCCGTCGCCGACGGCGCGCGGGAGATCGCTTCGGGCATCGCCGCCGCCGTGGAGGAGCAGAACATCACCACCCAGGACATCTCGCAGGCTGCCGCCCACGCCGCCAACGGCACCCAGGCGGTCGCCAGCAACATCAACGTGGTGACGCTGGGAGTGGTCGACGCCAGCCAGACGACCCGCCAGCTGCTGGAGGCGAGCCAGGAGGTGACGAAGCAGTTCGATTACCTGCGGGCCCAGGTGAAGCAGTTCCTCAACGACATGCGCGCCGCGTAGCCGCGGCCCGTCCCATCCCCCGTCTCAGCCGCCGCTTCGGCCGATGACCCGGTGCAGGGTGCTCGACAGGGCGTTCTTGATCCTCCGCTGCGCCCTGTTGGACCAGCGCTGCTCGTAGGCCCGCTTGCGCTCCAGCCGGGCGGTCGGTTTGTCCACGTTCCAGGGATAATCGACCGCTACCACCGGTTCCGGCTTCTGCACGGCGAACAGCAGCGAATAGACCTTACGGGGCTGATTCGAGAGATTCGGCCCGGCATAGTGCAGCGTGCGGCTGTGGTGGATCGAGACGGAGCCCTTGCGCAGCGGCACCGTCACGGCCTTGTCCAGATCGACCCCGACCGCCTCCAGGCCCTCGATCCGCTTGTCGTCGCGGTAGTTGCGGTGAGTCAGCATCGGCCCGGTATGGCTCTCCGGAACGAAGGTCAGGCAGCCGTTCTCCTCGTCCACGTCCTGCAGGGGCAGCCAGATGGTGATGTTCTCCACATGGCTTCCGGCCCGGTGGAACGCCTGGTCCTGGTGCCAGGGAGTGGCGGAGTCGGGATGCGGCGGCTTGCTGATCGCGTGATCGAACGAGAAGCGCGCGTCCGCGCCGAGCAGGGTCTTCGCAACCGCCTCGGCGTTGGCCCAGAACGCCGTGCGCAGCAGTTCCGGCGCGTATTTGGCGGGGTGGAGCAGCTGCGGCAGCTTGAACTCGTCGCCCTGGTCCAGCCCGGCGATGTCGTAGAAGTCGCCCTCTTTCCAGCCGGCACGGGTCCGGAACAGCCGCTGGAAGGAGCGGTCGATCTCGTCGACCTGGGCGGTATCGATGAAGTCGGGGATCGTCAGGTACCCCTCCTTCCAGAAAGTGTCGATCTGATGCTTGCTGAGCGCCACCCGGGGCCGGCGCTTCACTAGGTTCCAGCGCATGTCGAACGGGAGCGTCTTGTGGAGAACCACGTCGAGGACGGTCAATTCGATCTCCGAACGAAACTAGTTACAGTTGATCCAATGCCGTCATCTTCCACGCACGGGTAACGAAAATCATTCCGGAAGTTGTTCTAATCCGAGGTCGTGGCGCCGAAAGCCGCCGGGATTCCCGAACGCGCCGCCCTGAGCGCAAAGGTCGCGCCGGACGGGTAGGGAAATCGGATTGCGACAGGGATCCGGCCGATTTACCTCCACGCTCATCGTTCTTGATTTGTTTTTAAAGGCTCCGATAAATTTATGCATCCTCCGCTTCCGCCCAAGGTCCGCCGCCATGCAACCAGCCCCACATTCCTCATCCACCCCGGTGATCCGCCTGACCGCCCACCAGGAGGCGTTCTGCCAAGCCATGGCCGAGAATGTCGGCGGGGCGGAGGCGGCCCGGCGGGCGGGCTATTCGCCGAACGGGGCGAAGCAGCGCGGAGCCTTCCTGATGACGCAGCCGGAAATCCGCATCCGGGTCGATCAGCTCCGTGCCGCCCGCGCCGCCAGCCACGAGGCCGACCTGGAGGAGGCGGCGGAGACCGTCAAGACCATCATCGCCGAGGCCATGGACAGGAAGTCGCTGTCGCTCGCCTTGCGCGCGGTCGAATTGCGGCTCAAACTGCGCGGCGTGATCCGGGACAAGCGGATTCCCCACCACTACGTCAGCGACGCCCCGCATCCCGACGCCGACCTGGAGCAGCTGGATTTCGACCCGGCCGAGGATGACGACGCCCCGGTGGCCGAGATGCCGGCCGAGGTGCCGGCCGAGGTGTCGGCAGGGGGGCGGGCCGAAACAGTGACCCCGGATAGTGACCCTGCGCCGCCGCCCGCCGCCGCCGGGCGGCCGACTTCGGCAAACCCCACGCAGAAGCCGTTCCGCCACCGCGAGCAGGGCGGCGGCCCGGGCCGCCAAGGGCACCGGGACCGCCGCGCCGCTTAAACCGGCCCCGCCGCGCCGCGCCTCAGAACTTGTAGCGCAGGGCCGCCGCGATGATGTCGACGCTGCCCTCGCTCACGGCGCGCGTGTTGGTGGACAAGGCCGCGACGGCGCCGGGCTGGGTGGTGTTGATGTCGGCGTCGTCGATGATGATGTGGGTATAGGCCACGTCCACGACGAAGCTCTCCGACAGGGCGTAGGAGGCGCCCGCGCTCAGCCAGTACCGGTCGGCGTCCGGCGTCCGGGTCGAGCGGAAATTGTCCACCGTCGGGGTCTCGTCGTACTGGAAGCCGCCGCGGACCGTCCAGGCGTCGTTGAGCTCGTACTGGGCGCCGATGGCCAGCGAGAAGGTGTCCTCGTAGTTCTGGCCGACGACCTGATCGGGCAGGCCCGGCCGCTTGACGCGGATCTCCTCGAAGTTGCTCCAGCCGTACCAGTTGTACTCCGCCATCAGGGTCAGCTTCGGCGTCAGCTCGTGGGCGACGCCGACCGCGATAATGTCGGGGAGGTTGAGGTCCGCGGTGCCGGGGGAGGTGTTGAATGTGGTGCCGGCCCGGCTCAGCTGCACGTCGCCGTCAAGCGTGTGCTCCACCTGCGACCGGTAATGGATGCCGATCCGGGTCGTCGGGATCGGCTCGAACATCACGCCCACATTGTAGCCGAACGTCCAGTCGTCGCCCTCCACCTTGGAGATGATGTCGGGGCCGGTCCCGGTGAACACCGCGTTGGTCAGCTTGGCGTCGGCATACTGGATGTCGATGCC is a genomic window containing:
- a CDS encoding terminase small subunit, translating into MQPAPHSSSTPVIRLTAHQEAFCQAMAENVGGAEAARRAGYSPNGAKQRGAFLMTQPEIRIRVDQLRAARAASHEADLEEAAETVKTIIAEAMDRKSLSLALRAVELRLKLRGVIRDKRIPHHYVSDAPHPDADLEQLDFDPAEDDDAPVAEMPAEVPAEVSAGGRAETVTPDSDPAPPPAAAGRPTSANPTQKPFRHREQGGGPGRQGHRDRRAA
- a CDS encoding OmpP1/FadL family transporter; translated protein: MNPIKRFPGRATAHVLVATSAIALLAGTQAVQAAGFYIKEQSVTGLGRAFAGESAIGEDASTIFFNPAGMTRLEGPEATAGVHLLIPRADLENRGSTATVRTPAGALTRPVGGNDGGNPYDPTPVPNAYFAYPLMDRDLWVGLGVSAPFGLANKYDANWFGRYDSIETDLLTLNIAPSVAYRVNDWISIGGGIDIQYADAKLTNAVFTGTGPDIISKVEGDDWTFGYNVGVMFEPIPTTRIGIHYRSQVEHTLDGDVQLSRAGTTFNTSPGTADLNLPDIIAVGVAHELTPKLTLMAEYNWYGWSNFEEIRVKRPGLPDQVVGQNYEDTFSLAIGAQYELNDAWTVRGGFQYDETPTVDNFRSTRTPDADRYWLSAGASYALSESFVVDVAYTHIIIDDADINTTQPGAVAALSTNTRAVSEGSVDIIAAALRYKF
- a CDS encoding methyl-accepting chemotaxis protein yields the protein MGGREEQGSGPGRSRFSLRSINQKVILSVALLLIGGLGGLVAYQSYTSRVLALSTFDDSNAILTATLGDNMSSAVKYARTEALANSYKEIAQNPRAGLDGVIVQAADGKLLNEFAQPGFDKALLQAFVESHKLPADSNIVTASTDDHTYMIIPVAFGAQRERIGTLAVAWSRAAVMKAIADDTMASALISIGIVAALVTALYLLLRLVVIRPTGVISEAMAKITRGDLDFELDLIRRGDEIGTMARAVGVFRENALKVLDFAREQDRLKAEAEQKRVEMVGSMANDFDRKMASVLDTVSRSAEEMASFARAMSEKMNEAERGTAEITRATDNTISNVGNIAAATEELSATTSEIAQRINESVDVARKTATAADQTSRTIADLAAQALKIGDIVQLINDIAGKTNLLALNATIEAARAGEAGRGFAVVASEVKALASQTAQATDEITHQIMGVQQVTNRAVEEIRTISAVADGAREIASGIAAAVEEQNITTQDISQAAAHAANGTQAVASNINVVTLGVVDASQTTRQLLEASQEVTKQFDYLRAQVKQFLNDMRAA
- a CDS encoding phytanoyl-CoA dioxygenase family protein, producing MTVLDVVLHKTLPFDMRWNLVKRRPRVALSKHQIDTFWKEGYLTIPDFIDTAQVDEIDRSFQRLFRTRAGWKEGDFYDIAGLDQGDEFKLPQLLHPAKYAPELLRTAFWANAEAVAKTLLGADARFSFDHAISKPPHPDSATPWHQDQAFHRAGSHVENITIWLPLQDVDEENGCLTFVPESHTGPMLTHRNYRDDKRIEGLEAVGVDLDKAVTVPLRKGSVSIHHSRTLHYAGPNLSNQPRKVYSLLFAVQKPEPVVAVDYPWNVDKPTARLERKRAYEQRWSNRAQRRIKNALSSTLHRVIGRSGG